A segment of the Streptomyces sp. L2 genome:
GCCGGGCGAACAGCAGCGACTGGAACGCACCGGTCCACGCTCGTGGATCGTCACGGACGGCGTCTTCGTGCGTATCGAGGCCGAGATGATCACGGGCCGGGAGATCACCGGCTCACGCGGTGGCACGGACGGTTCACTCAACCCGTGACCAGCGCGCGGCGGTCCGTGGCCCTCAGTGTCCGTCCCGTTTCCGGGTGTCCTGGACCTGGGTGGCGATGACGGCGGCCTGGACGCGGCGCTCCACACCGAGCTTGGCGAGCAGCCGTGAGATGTGGTTCTTCACCGTCTTCTCCGCCAGGTAGAGGCGCTGCCCGATCTGCCGGTTGGTCAGCCCCTCCCCGATCAGCGCCAGGATCTCCCGCTCCCGCTCCGTCAGGCCGGGCAGGGCGTCCCGCTCCTCCTCCTGCTGCGGGCCGCCCCGCAGCCGGGCCATCAGCCGGGTGGTGGCGCTCGCGTCGAGCAGGGACTGGCCCGCCGCCACGGTGCGTACGGCCGAGACCAGGTCCGAGCCCTGGATCTGCTTGAGGACGTAGCCGGAGGCCCCCGCCATGATGGAGTCCAGCAATGCCTCCTCGTCGTCGAACGAGGTCAGCATCAGGCAGGCCAGCTCGGGCATCCGCGAGCGCAGTTCCCGGCAGACCGTCACGCCGTCTCCATCGGGCAGGCGGACGTCGAGCACCGCCACCTGCGGCCGCAGCGCGGGAACCCGCACCAGCGCCTGCTGCGCCGTGCCGGCCTCACCGACCACGCTGATGTCCGGCTCGTCGTCCAGCAGGTCGCGCACACCGCGCCGTACCACCTCGTGGTCGTCCAGCAGGAAGACCCGGATGGCACTGCCCGGATCACCGTCCGCCATCGCATGCTCCTTGTTCGCGGCCTGTGCCGAATGCCCGCTGCGAACGGAATCGGCCCTTCTACGATCCTTACCGCATCCGGGACCAACGGCCAGGGCCGATCGGCCCTCGTTGCGGGAGGCGCCGGCGAATGGGGTGCGCCTGACCGGGACACGCTCCCCGCTCGGCGTGGCCGGGACCCGCGCCGCAGGGCCAGGGGGCGGCCCCTGGTCCGAGCGAGGTGGGGATCGCGGCCGGCGGCGGACTCGACGAGTACGGCGTGGACCGGCTGGTGCGGTCCGGAGCCCCCATCGACGTGTCCGCCGTGGGCACACGAGTACGACGGCCGTCCGGTGATGAAGCTGTCGTCGGCGAAGGCCACGGACCCGGGCCGCAAACAGGTCTACCGCCGTGCCGGACGGCCGAGCCGGACGGCACCGTCCCGACGCCGCCGGCCATGCGTGGCGTGCACGCCTCGTCGCTCGCGGCCCGCGGCGACCGACCCACGTGCCCAGGGGACGGCGGGCCCCCCGGCGGGACCAATGGCCCCTGGCAGGGCCTCGTGCCGGGGCCTTCCATGGAATCGGCGGCGGCGTCTCCTCCGCGCCACCGCAGGGAGGTGAGAGCGATGTCCGCTCCCGCACCGCTGAAGAAGAACGGCCGGACCGCAGCGGCCAACGGCCCCGAGGCTGCGGGTACCTCGATGCGCGCCCGCGTAGGCGACGAGATCGTCGTACGCGGGACCGCGGCCGGCGTCGTCGCACGGGACGGCGAGATCGTCGGCCTCCACCATCCGGACGGCAGCCCGCCCTACGACGTGCGGTGGGCCGAGGACGGCCGGACGACCCTGTACTTTCCGGGGCCGGACGCCTACATCCGCCATCTGGTGACGGGAGACGGCCGTGTCCCGGCCCGGTGACCGCCGGCCGGTCGTGGTGGGTGTCGATCCCGACCCCGGCCATCGGACGGCACTGGCCTGGGCGGCGGACGAGGCCGCCCGGCGGCGGCTGCCGTTGCGCACCGTCCATGTCGAAGGCGCGCCCACGCGCGGCTACCGCGGGCGGGACGTCCCGCCGTCGTGGCAGGAATGGAACGAAGCCCTGCACAAGGCCGGGAAGCACGTGCTGGAGGAGGCCACGGACTTCGTTGTCGCCCGGCATCCCACGGTCGAGGTCGAGTCCCTGCTCGTGGAGGGCGACCCGGTTTGGGTGCTGCGTGAGCAGAGCCGTGACGCCACCGCCCTGGTGCTCGGCTCACGGCATCTGAGCCGGCGCCAGGAAGTCTTCGGCTCCGCCTCGATCGCCCTGCCGGTCATGGCCCGCACGCACTGCCCCCTGGTCGTCGTCCCCGAGCCGGAGCACGTCACCCAGGAGCCCGCCTACTACGTCGTCGGCGTCGACGGCAGCGCGCACTCCGCCACCGCGGTCGACGTGGCGTTCGAGGAAGCGGCCCTGCGCGGCGCCGCGCTGCGGGCCCTGCTCGTCCTGGAGCCCGGACGACTCGGGATCTTCGACGAACGCAGGCCCGAGCAGGAGTCCCGCCGCCTGCTCTCCGAGACCGTGGCAGGCCGTCAGGCACGTCACCCCGAGGTCGACCTGCACCACGAGGTGGTACGGGGGCACCCCGTCGACGTACTCACCGACGCCTCGGCCCACGCCCTGGGGCTGGTGGTCGGGACCCGGGGCCGCGGCGGATTCACGGGCATGCTCCTGGGCTCTGTCTCCCAGGGCGTGCTGCACCACGCCCGTTGCCCCGTCATCGCCGTTCCGGCCCCCGGGTGAGCCCCGGGACCAGTATCAAGGGAGGCCGCCGTGACCGCGGAACCACTCGACACCCGGACCGTCAGCGCACTCGTGGCGGACGCCTGCGCGGCGCCGTCGCTGCACAACGCGCAGCCCTGGAGCTTCCGCTACCTGCGGGACAGCAGCGTGCTGCGGCTGTACGCCGACCTCCGGCGGGCGTTGCCGCGAACCGATCCGGTGCAGCGCGGTCTGCACATCGGCTGCGGTGCCGCGCTGTTCAACCTGCGGGTGGCCGCCGCCGCGGCGGGCCTCTGCCCGCTCCTCAGGTTGCTGCCCGACCCGGCCTGCCCGGAACTCCTCGCCGAGATCCAGCTGTTCAGTACCGGACCACCCGACGCGGAACTCGCCCGGCTGGCGCCGGCGATCCGGCGCCGGCACTCCAGCCGGCTGCCCTTCCGGGACGAGGCGATCCCCGGCGAGGTGCGGGACGGGCTCCTCGCGGCCGCTGCCGCCGAGGGCGCGCAGCTGGTGTTCCCAGGTGCCTGGCACGTGAAGTCGCTCCTGGCCCTGGTGTGGGACGCGGAGGGCCGGGAAGCGGCGGACGCGGACATGCGCCGGGAAACGGCGCGGTGGACCCGCACGGAGCCGGGGGAAACGGTCGGGGCGCCGGACGGCATCCCCGGTGGGGCGTTCGGTCCGCGGCAGCGCGGCAGCTCCGTCCCCCTGCGTGACTTCGCCGCCGGGCGTCCGATGCCCGGGCGCGGCTGGGCGCCGTTCGAGGAGAACCCGGCCGTCGCCCTGCTGGGGACGGCCCGAGACGATCCCCCGGCGTGGCTGTGTGCCGGGCAGGCGCTCGAACGGGTCCTGCTGCGGGCCACCATGGACGGACTCGTCGCCTCGCTCACCTCGCAGCCCCTGGAGTGGCCGGAGGTGCGCTGGATGGTCCGCGACCCCCTCTCGGCCATGGCACACGTCCAGATGGTCATCCGGATCGGCTACGGGCCGGAAGGCCCCGCGTCGCCGAGGCGGCCCGTGACCGACCTGCTCGACGTGATCTGAGCATCCGCGTTCCATCGAGCCCCCACGGGACCCGCGGAGAGCGAGGAGGACGCAGGTGAAGGTCTCCGAGCTGATGACCGCTCCGCCGGTGTGCGTCACACCGGACGCCTCCCTGGCCGAGGTGGCCCGCCGGATGGGCGAGTCCGCCGTCGGCTCCGTGCTCGTGGTCGACGCGGGGAGTCTGCGGGGCATCGTCACCGACCGGGACCTCGCCGTCCGTGGCGCGGGCGGTGGTCTGGACATCGGCACCCGGGTGGAAACGGTCATGTCGTCCCGGGTCGTGACGGTCGCCGCCGCCGACGACGTCCAGGCGGCCTACGACAGGTTCCGCCGCACGGGGGTCCGCCGTCTTCCCGTCCTGGACGCGGGCCGCGTGGTGGGCGTGCTGACGATGGACGACCTGTTCCTGGACGTCTTCCAACGGCTCGCCGACCTGCTGGGCCCCATGGCCCGGTCCATCCTGCAGGAGCCGCCCGGCCCGCCCTCGGAGACCGGAGCATGAGCGCTCATCCGGCCCGGCGGGGAACGGCCACTGTCCGCGAGGGCGGCCCACCAACGGACGTCGCGGCCACGGCGCCGTCCCCGCGACCGCGGAACGCCTCGCCCTCCTCCGTCCCCGCTCTGCCGGTTTCCGAGGTGTTCGCCGCCCTGCGGAGCGGCCCGCATGGCCTGTCGTCGGCCGAGGCAGCCACTCGGCAGGACCGTCACGGCCCCAACGAACTGCCCGGCGTGACACACGGCCAGGTGTGGCGCCGGCTCGTCGCACAGTTCACCGACCTCTTCGCGGTCGTCCTGCTCGTAGCCTCGGGGATCACGTTCCTCGCGTACGGGCTCGGGCGGCCCCGCGACCCGGCCACCCTCCAGCTGGCGCTGGCGATCCTCGGCGTGGTGCTGCTGAACGCCGGCATCGGCTTCGCCCAGGAGTACTCCGCCGAGCGCACCGCGGAGTCCCTGCAGGCGATGGTGCCGCACGCGTGCCGTGTGCTGCGCGACGGGGAGCGGCTGGAGGTGCCCGCGCGGGAGCTCGTGCCCGGCGACGTGGTGGTCCTGGAGGCCGGCGACGCGGTCCCGGCCGACTGCCGGCTCGTCGAGGCGCACGACGCCGCCGTCAACAACGCCGCGCTCACCGGCGAGAGCGATCCCGTCGCCCGCGTCTCGGGGCCGGTGCCGCAGGCGCCGCCCGTTCAGGCGCGCGACTGTGTCCTCATGGGCACCGACCTGGTCGCGGGGACGGGCAAGGCCGTCGTGTTCGCCACGGGTCCGGCCACCGAGTTCGGGCGGATCTTCCGGCTCACCGCTGCCGCCCCGCGCCAGCAGACCCCCCTGCAGCGCCAGGTCGCCCTCATGGCCCGCCGGGTCGCCGGCGTGGCGCTGGCGACCGGAGCGGCCCTCTTCGCGGTGCGCACGCCCGGTGGGCAGCCGTTCGTCGACACGTTCGTCTTCTCGCTGGGCATCATGGTCGCCCTCGTCCCCGAGGGCCTGCCGGCCACGCTCTCCGTGTCCCTGGCCATCGGCGTGCGCCGCATGGCCCGTCGGCACGCGCTGATCAAACAACTGCTCGCGGTGGAGGCCCTCGGCTCGACCAGCGTGATCTGCACCGACAAGACCGGCACCCTCACCCAGGCCGAGATGACCGTGGTACAGCTGTGGGCGGACGGCGTGTCGCACGCCGTGACCGGTGTGGGGTACGCGCCGTCGGGCGGCGTCAGCAACGCCGAGCCGGTACGGGAGCTGCTCCGCGCGGCGGCGCTGTGCAGCAATGCCCGGCTGGTCCCGCCGACAGACCGGGCTCCGTGGCGGGTCCTCGGAGACACCACCGAGGGTGCCTTGCTCGTGGCAGCCCGGAAGGCCGGTCTGGACCCGGCACAGGAGGAGTCCCGGACACCCAGGGTGGCCGAGCACCCCTTCGACTCCGCGCGCAAGCTCATGAGCACGGTGCACCGCGACGGTGAGGGCGGATTCCTCGCCTGCGTGAAGGGTGCGCCGCTCGAACTCCTCGCCCGCTGTGAGTCCCTCGACCGCGGCGGCGGAACGGCACCGCTGACGGACGTCGCGCGCGGCCAAGTGGCGGCGGCGGCCGACGACATGGCCGGCCGCGGCCTGCGTGTCCTGGCGGTCGCCCGGCGCCAGGTCACCGGTCCCCGGCCGGGACTCGCGGAGGCGGAGAGCCGGCTGACGCTGCTGGGGTTGGCCGGGATGTACGACCCGCCCCGGCCGGAGGTCCGCGACGCGGTGGACGCGTGCCGGCACGCCGGGATCCGTGTCGTGATGGTGACGGGTGACCATCCGCTGACCGCGGAGGCCGTCGCGCGCCGCGTCGGCATCGTCCACGGGCCGGCTCCGGCCGTGGCGACCGGCACGCACCTGGACACCCTGGACGACGACGGTGTGGACGCCCTGCTGGCCGACGCCACAGAGCTGCTGCTGTGCCGGGTCACCCCCGAACACAAGATGCGGGTGGTCACCGCGTTCCAGCGGCGCGGCGAGGTCGTCGCCGTCACCGGGGACGGGGCCAACGACGCCCCGGCCCTCAAACACGCGGACATCGGTGTGGCCATGGGCGCCTCCGGCACCGATGTGGCCCGCGAGGCCGCCGTGATGGTGCTGCTCGACGACTCGTTCGCCTCCATCACGACCGCGGTCGGGCTGGGGCGGTCCGTCTACCGGAACATCCGCAAGTTCCTGATCTACCTCTTCAGCCACAACATCGCCGAACTCGTGCCGATCCTGGCGGCCACCTTCGCGGGGTTCCCGCTGGTGCCGATCACGGCCGTGCAGATCCTCGCCATCGACCTCGGCTCGGACGTGCTGCCCGCCCTGGCGCTCGGCGCGGAGCCGATGGAACCCGACGTCATGGACAGCCCGCCGAGGCCCCGCCGCGAACGGCTCTTCTCGGCCGGGGTCATGGGCCGCATCGTCTTCCTCGGCGGAATCCAGGCGCTGGGCGTGTGCGCCGTCTTCTTCTGGCACATCCACGCCTCCGGCATCCCCTACGCGGACTTCACCAAGAACGATCCTGTGTACCGGCAGGCGATCACCCTGGTCCAGGCCGGCATCGTCGTCAGCCAGTTCTTCAACGCGCTAGCCGTGCGCACGGACCGGCAGAGCGTCTTCCGGGCCGGTCTGTTCGGCAATCCGTGGCTGCTGGCCGCGGGCTGCTTCAGCATCGGGCTGATGGCCGCCATGAGCTACGCGGCGCCGCTCCAGGCGGTCT
Coding sequences within it:
- a CDS encoding nitroreductase translates to MTAEPLDTRTVSALVADACAAPSLHNAQPWSFRYLRDSSVLRLYADLRRALPRTDPVQRGLHIGCGAALFNLRVAAAAAGLCPLLRLLPDPACPELLAEIQLFSTGPPDAELARLAPAIRRRHSSRLPFRDEAIPGEVRDGLLAAAAAEGAQLVFPGAWHVKSLLALVWDAEGREAADADMRRETARWTRTEPGETVGAPDGIPGGAFGPRQRGSSVPLRDFAAGRPMPGRGWAPFEENPAVALLGTARDDPPAWLCAGQALERVLLRATMDGLVASLTSQPLEWPEVRWMVRDPLSAMAHVQMVIRIGYGPEGPASPRRPVTDLLDVI
- a CDS encoding cation-transporting P-type ATPase, whose product is MSAHPARRGTATVREGGPPTDVAATAPSPRPRNASPSSVPALPVSEVFAALRSGPHGLSSAEAATRQDRHGPNELPGVTHGQVWRRLVAQFTDLFAVVLLVASGITFLAYGLGRPRDPATLQLALAILGVVLLNAGIGFAQEYSAERTAESLQAMVPHACRVLRDGERLEVPARELVPGDVVVLEAGDAVPADCRLVEAHDAAVNNAALTGESDPVARVSGPVPQAPPVQARDCVLMGTDLVAGTGKAVVFATGPATEFGRIFRLTAAAPRQQTPLQRQVALMARRVAGVALATGAALFAVRTPGGQPFVDTFVFSLGIMVALVPEGLPATLSVSLAIGVRRMARRHALIKQLLAVEALGSTSVICTDKTGTLTQAEMTVVQLWADGVSHAVTGVGYAPSGGVSNAEPVRELLRAAALCSNARLVPPTDRAPWRVLGDTTEGALLVAARKAGLDPAQEESRTPRVAEHPFDSARKLMSTVHRDGEGGFLACVKGAPLELLARCESLDRGGGTAPLTDVARGQVAAAADDMAGRGLRVLAVARRQVTGPRPGLAEAESRLTLLGLAGMYDPPRPEVRDAVDACRHAGIRVVMVTGDHPLTAEAVARRVGIVHGPAPAVATGTHLDTLDDDGVDALLADATELLLCRVTPEHKMRVVTAFQRRGEVVAVTGDGANDAPALKHADIGVAMGASGTDVAREAAVMVLLDDSFASITTAVGLGRSVYRNIRKFLIYLFSHNIAELVPILAATFAGFPLVPITAVQILAIDLGSDVLPALALGAEPMEPDVMDSPPRPRRERLFSAGVMGRIVFLGGIQALGVCAVFFWHIHASGIPYADFTKNDPVYRQAITLVQAGIVVSQFFNALAVRTDRQSVFRAGLFGNPWLLAAGCFSIGLMAAMSYAAPLQAVFHTAPLAPADWAVLAAFGVLLLAAEETRKWMLRRRTSAEGGTR
- a CDS encoding DUF1918 domain-containing protein — encoded protein: MSAPAPLKKNGRTAAANGPEAAGTSMRARVGDEIVVRGTAAGVVARDGEIVGLHHPDGSPPYDVRWAEDGRTTLYFPGPDAYIRHLVTGDGRVPAR
- a CDS encoding CBS domain-containing protein — translated: MKVSELMTAPPVCVTPDASLAEVARRMGESAVGSVLVVDAGSLRGIVTDRDLAVRGAGGGLDIGTRVETVMSSRVVTVAAADDVQAAYDRFRRTGVRRLPVLDAGRVVGVLTMDDLFLDVFQRLADLLGPMARSILQEPPGPPSETGA
- a CDS encoding response regulator transcription factor, translated to MADGDPGSAIRVFLLDDHEVVRRGVRDLLDDEPDISVVGEAGTAQQALVRVPALRPQVAVLDVRLPDGDGVTVCRELRSRMPELACLMLTSFDDEEALLDSIMAGASGYVLKQIQGSDLVSAVRTVAAGQSLLDASATTRLMARLRGGPQQEEERDALPGLTEREREILALIGEGLTNRQIGQRLYLAEKTVKNHISRLLAKLGVERRVQAAVIATQVQDTRKRDGH
- a CDS encoding universal stress protein, which codes for MSRPGDRRPVVVGVDPDPGHRTALAWAADEAARRRLPLRTVHVEGAPTRGYRGRDVPPSWQEWNEALHKAGKHVLEEATDFVVARHPTVEVESLLVEGDPVWVLREQSRDATALVLGSRHLSRRQEVFGSASIALPVMARTHCPLVVVPEPEHVTQEPAYYVVGVDGSAHSATAVDVAFEEAALRGAALRALLVLEPGRLGIFDERRPEQESRRLLSETVAGRQARHPEVDLHHEVVRGHPVDVLTDASAHALGLVVGTRGRGGFTGMLLGSVSQGVLHHARCPVIAVPAPG